A part of Paraburkholderia azotifigens genomic DNA contains:
- a CDS encoding CBS domain-containing protein, translating into MLVKDIMRPAICIGPQDSLIAAARKLSDKKIGCLPVCDRGQALGVLTDRDIAMRASAHGRNLTDMTVREVMSVGALSCLLDDTVERAAQLMQQFHVRRLVVVTREKQVVGVISTSDISGFISQPRPLEVVFYKELLDDSGHAHRSELMRVTIATGSREEATSAAIREFEQIQHVGHWRMVADGYDLLDVDP; encoded by the coding sequence ATGCTTGTCAAAGACATCATGCGCCCCGCCATCTGCATCGGTCCGCAAGACAGCCTCATCGCGGCGGCGCGCAAACTGAGCGACAAGAAAATTGGCTGCCTGCCCGTTTGCGATCGCGGGCAGGCGCTCGGCGTGCTAACCGACCGGGACATCGCCATGCGCGCCTCGGCGCACGGTCGCAACCTGACCGATATGACTGTGCGCGAAGTGATGAGTGTAGGTGCTCTCTCCTGTTTGCTCGACGACACCGTCGAGCGCGCGGCGCAATTGATGCAACAGTTCCATGTGCGCCGCCTGGTCGTGGTTACCCGCGAAAAACAGGTGGTTGGGGTGATCTCCACCAGCGACATCAGCGGCTTCATATCACAGCCTCGACCTTTGGAAGTCGTCTTCTACAAGGAGCTTCTCGACGATTCTGGGCATGCGCATCGAAGCGAACTGATGCGCGTAACGATTGCTACGGGCAGCCGGGAAGAAGCGACCTCTGCTGCAATTCGGGAATTCGAGCAGATACAGCATGTGGGCCATTGGCGTATGGTCGCGGATGGTTACGACCTCCTTGACGTCGATCCATGA
- a CDS encoding erythromycin esterase family protein — translation MQPSKTPFLAVRARGQRLNGDASDYDALLEMARGRDLVLLGEATHGTAEFYRMRAEITLRLIAECGFDTIAIEGDWPDAWRIDRFVQGEGTDDATSALNDFERFPVWMWRNREMRDFIAALRAVNATRAQRRRVGVYGLDLYSLYRSADAVIRYLEGVDPGEAAIARERYAALDHVREPQAYGYAAAVGARPAAQAGAVRQLLQLRADEFDYLARDGTDALDAQFFAEQNAQVVVNAEAYYRGMFSSRLNTWNLRDAHMAGTLFGLARYRVRRGGSGKVVVWAHNSHLGDARATESRSRGEWNLGQIVRENARHRALLVGFTTYTGHVSAASHWDGDVEQKWVRPALSDSWEHLFHTTGYDRFFLPMQDEGASALNEPMLERAIGVLYLPQTERQSHYFEAALASQFDALFHLDETSALAPLEPAAGWHRREGTAETPLV, via the coding sequence ATGCAGCCATCCAAAACACCATTCCTTGCCGTTCGCGCGCGTGGACAGCGTCTGAACGGCGATGCCAGCGACTACGACGCACTTCTGGAGATGGCACGCGGCCGAGACCTGGTTCTGCTTGGAGAGGCAACTCACGGCACAGCCGAATTTTATCGGATGCGTGCTGAAATCACGTTGCGGCTTATCGCCGAATGTGGCTTCGACACCATCGCCATTGAAGGCGACTGGCCTGACGCGTGGCGCATCGATCGTTTCGTGCAGGGCGAGGGAACCGACGACGCCACTTCGGCGCTTAACGACTTCGAGCGCTTCCCCGTGTGGATGTGGCGCAACCGGGAGATGCGCGACTTCATCGCGGCGCTGCGCGCAGTCAACGCGACGCGCGCGCAGCGGAGGCGGGTGGGCGTGTATGGCCTCGATCTCTACAGCCTCTACCGTTCCGCGGACGCGGTGATCCGGTATCTCGAGGGGGTGGACCCCGGAGAGGCGGCGATTGCGCGCGAGCGTTATGCGGCGCTGGACCATGTGCGAGAACCGCAGGCGTACGGCTATGCTGCGGCTGTGGGCGCCCGGCCTGCCGCTCAGGCCGGCGCGGTGCGGCAGCTTCTCCAGTTGCGTGCAGACGAGTTCGACTATCTCGCGCGCGACGGAACCGACGCACTCGACGCGCAGTTTTTTGCTGAACAGAATGCGCAGGTCGTGGTCAATGCCGAAGCGTACTACCGTGGGATGTTCAGCAGCCGCCTGAACACCTGGAATCTGCGTGATGCGCATATGGCTGGAACGCTGTTCGGGCTGGCCCGCTACCGCGTGCGCCGCGGCGGCAGCGGAAAGGTGGTCGTCTGGGCGCACAACTCGCATCTTGGCGATGCCCGAGCAACAGAGTCGCGGAGTCGCGGGGAGTGGAACCTCGGCCAGATCGTGCGCGAGAACGCCCGGCATCGGGCGTTGCTGGTCGGATTTACGACGTACACCGGGCATGTGTCGGCGGCATCGCACTGGGATGGCGATGTCGAGCAGAAATGGGTGCGTCCCGCATTGTCCGATAGCTGGGAGCATCTTTTCCACACCACAGGCTACGACCGGTTCTTCCTGCCGATGCAGGACGAAGGCGCCAGCGCCCTCAACGAGCCGATGCTCGAGCGGGCAATCGGTGTGCTGTATTTGCCGCAGACTGAGCGGCAAAGCCACTATTTCGAAGCGGCGCTCGCGTCGCAGTTCGACGCGCTATTTCATCTGGACGAAACCAGCGCGCTTGCACCGCTGGAACCGGCGGCCGGCTGGCATCGGCGTGAGGGGACTGCCGAGACGCCTCTCGTTTAG
- the polX gene encoding DNA polymerase/3'-5' exonuclease PolX produces the protein MPIHNADIADVFNEIADLLEIQGGNPFRVRAYRRAARSIGEYPKNVRAMIAEGADLKAIPAIGDDLALKVREIVATGSCALLASLRAQLPSAVVALLRVPGLGPKRVRQLYEQLHVQSLEQLEQAAAEGRIHELHGFGPLTEAHILANLQGRLDKSRRFQFAQASQRAEPLLVWLAALPDVERVEAAGSLRRLRDTVGDIDILATAREPAEVTRRFVAYDDVSAVLAHGPTRASIVLRGGLQVDLRVVQPACFGAALTYFTGSKAHNVALRRLGQDRGLKVNEYGVFRGDVRIAGETEESVYESLGLPWIPPELREDSGEIEAARGAALPALVTRGDLRGDLHTHSLASDGHASLRAMALAACERGLSYLAVTDHSKRLAIAHGLDARRLAAQIDEIDQLNAQLAGVTLLKGIEVDILEDGRLDLPDAVLARLDLVVGAIHSHFDLPRERQTDRILRALDHPSMTILAHPFGRLIDSRNPSDIDLLRVIRKASKRGCFLELNAQPERLDLMDTACRMAKDHGVLVSINSDAHSVAQLDNLRYGVNQARRGWLEKADVLNARPLAQLRPLLARTMRSPACETSGSP, from the coding sequence ATGCCAATTCACAATGCCGATATTGCTGACGTTTTCAACGAGATTGCCGACCTGCTTGAAATTCAAGGTGGCAATCCGTTTCGGGTGCGCGCGTATCGCAGGGCGGCGCGTTCGATTGGCGAGTACCCGAAAAACGTGAGAGCGATGATCGCGGAAGGTGCCGACCTTAAAGCGATTCCAGCGATCGGCGACGACCTTGCTCTCAAGGTTCGCGAAATCGTCGCCACGGGCTCATGCGCGTTACTTGCAAGCCTGCGAGCCCAGTTGCCCTCGGCGGTCGTCGCGTTACTGCGCGTACCGGGACTCGGACCAAAACGCGTGCGGCAGCTCTACGAGCAGTTGCACGTGCAGTCTCTGGAACAACTGGAGCAGGCCGCCGCCGAGGGTCGGATCCACGAGTTGCACGGATTCGGGCCGCTGACCGAGGCGCATATCCTTGCAAACCTGCAGGGCCGCCTCGACAAGTCACGCCGCTTTCAATTTGCACAGGCCAGCCAGCGGGCCGAGCCTCTGCTGGTCTGGCTCGCGGCATTGCCCGATGTAGAACGCGTGGAAGCGGCGGGTAGCCTACGGCGCCTGCGCGACACCGTTGGCGACATCGACATCCTGGCCACGGCGCGGGAGCCAGCCGAGGTAACCCGGCGCTTCGTCGCTTACGACGATGTGAGCGCGGTGCTTGCGCATGGCCCGACCCGAGCAAGCATCGTGCTTCGCGGCGGGCTGCAGGTGGATCTGCGCGTGGTTCAACCCGCATGCTTCGGTGCTGCGCTTACCTACTTCACCGGCTCGAAGGCGCATAACGTGGCCTTACGCCGCCTGGGCCAGGATCGCGGCCTCAAGGTCAACGAATACGGCGTTTTCCGCGGGGACGTGCGCATTGCTGGTGAGACCGAGGAGTCCGTTTATGAGAGCCTGGGCCTGCCTTGGATCCCGCCAGAGCTTCGCGAAGACAGCGGCGAGATCGAGGCGGCGCGCGGTGCCGCCCTGCCTGCCTTGGTTACGCGCGGCGATCTGCGCGGAGACCTCCACACACATTCGCTTGCCAGCGACGGTCACGCGTCGCTACGAGCGATGGCGCTTGCCGCATGCGAACGCGGTCTGTCGTATCTAGCCGTTACGGATCATTCGAAGCGTCTGGCGATAGCCCACGGTCTGGACGCAAGGAGGCTCGCCGCACAGATCGACGAAATCGACCAGCTCAACGCACAGCTAGCAGGCGTCACCCTGCTCAAGGGCATAGAAGTCGACATACTCGAAGACGGCCGGCTCGATCTTCCCGATGCTGTTCTCGCGCGACTCGATCTTGTGGTTGGGGCGATCCATAGTCATTTCGATCTGCCGCGCGAGCGCCAGACCGACCGCATCCTGCGCGCGTTGGACCATCCCTCGATGACCATTCTGGCGCATCCCTTCGGCCGGCTCATCGACAGCCGTAATCCGTCTGACATCGACTTGCTGCGCGTGATTCGCAAGGCGAGCAAGCGCGGCTGCTTTCTGGAGCTCAACGCCCAGCCCGAGCGCCTGGATCTGATGGATACGGCTTGCCGCATGGCGAAGGATCACGGCGTTCTGGTCTCGATCAATTCCGACGCACACAGCGTGGCCCAGCTCGACAACTTGCGCTACGGCGTCAATCAGGCGCGCCGCGGATGGCTGGAAAAAGCGGATGTGCTAAACGCCCGCCCGCTCGCGCAACTGCGCCCGTTGCTTGCGCGAACGATGCGCTCACCTGCTTGCGAAACTTCCGGGAGTCCGTAG
- a CDS encoding flavodoxin family protein, producing MAGNKILVVFFSRTGTTRKIASHLTKLLGAQSEEIVASTDRSGPFGYLRSLVEALEHRPAKIAASTCDVSMYDLVVIGTPVWANSISSPVRAYLIANRSHFKNVAFFCSFARRGNRTALEQMHMLTRASALAECSLTAREALHCESSPILSEFVDRLQRRLGALQMGQNGTSTVIADDPSLHRIRAHIQEKF from the coding sequence ATGGCCGGCAACAAGATTCTCGTTGTCTTTTTCAGCCGCACTGGAACGACTCGGAAGATCGCATCGCACCTGACAAAGCTGCTCGGTGCGCAAAGTGAAGAAATAGTTGCGTCTACCGATCGTTCGGGCCCGTTCGGTTATCTGCGCTCGCTTGTAGAGGCTCTCGAACACCGGCCTGCGAAAATCGCCGCCTCCACGTGTGATGTATCAATGTATGACCTTGTTGTGATCGGCACCCCGGTCTGGGCCAACTCGATCTCTTCCCCTGTGCGAGCGTACCTGATCGCTAACAGATCGCACTTCAAGAACGTCGCGTTCTTTTGCAGTTTCGCGCGACGTGGCAATCGTACAGCGTTAGAACAGATGCACATGCTCACGCGAGCATCTGCCCTTGCCGAATGCAGCCTCACAGCGCGCGAAGCGCTACATTGTGAGTCGAGTCCAATTCTTAGCGAGTTTGTGGATAGGCTCCAACGTCGTCTCGGCGCTCTTCAGATGGGCCAGAATGGAACCTCGACAGTCATAGCGGATGACCCGTCCCTTCATCGCATACGTGCGCATATACAGGAAAAGTTCTAA
- a CDS encoding dienelactone hydrolase family protein, with amino-acid sequence MQTLQTEIPVDYVKLGGILEIPDDARGVVVFVHGSGSSRFSSRNRQVAAGLQHAGFATLLFDLLTLEEQRHDEVDATYRFNISLLARRLCATLDWLRKWPEVAPLRVGLFGASTGAAAALVAAAEMRSVDAIVSRGGRPDLARTALPSVSAPTLLIVGGLDTEVIRLNDKAAGQLTCEHHMVIVPGATHLFEEPGALDEVTRLAVSWFVRWLAAPSP; translated from the coding sequence ATGCAAACACTGCAGACGGAGATTCCCGTTGATTACGTGAAGCTTGGCGGGATTCTGGAAATTCCAGACGACGCGCGCGGGGTCGTCGTGTTTGTGCACGGCAGCGGCAGCAGCCGCTTCAGCTCACGAAACCGACAGGTGGCGGCAGGTCTGCAGCACGCGGGTTTTGCAACGCTGCTATTCGATCTGCTGACGCTCGAGGAGCAGCGCCACGACGAGGTCGATGCGACGTACCGCTTCAATATCTCTTTGCTGGCTCGCCGGCTGTGCGCGACCCTCGACTGGCTGAGGAAATGGCCGGAGGTTGCGCCGCTGAGGGTGGGACTGTTCGGCGCGAGTACAGGTGCCGCTGCAGCACTCGTGGCTGCAGCGGAGATGCGTTCCGTAGATGCCATCGTGTCGAGGGGCGGACGCCCGGACCTGGCGCGAACGGCGCTCCCGTCGGTCTCTGCGCCAACGTTGCTGATCGTTGGTGGACTCGACACGGAGGTGATCCGGCTGAACGATAAGGCGGCCGGACAATTGACCTGCGAGCATCACATGGTGATCGTTCCAGGTGCAACGCATCTTTTCGAGGAACCCGGCGCGCTCGACGAGGTGACGCGCCTTGCAGTGAGTTGGTTTGTGCGCTGGCTCGCTGCCCCGTCACCTTGA
- a CDS encoding BCAM0308 family protein has product MRRDKRFQPHTPDSYRAPARVQGGTGCQECGAVYENGRWTWNASAEHTAQLVCPACRRIREHAPGGELWLESGAYLVAHHQEVVSLLQHESADEQRLHALERLMSIEDQPEGIRVTTTGPHTLRRLSEALVRAHHGHLSIEYRDGEGVLRARWSRK; this is encoded by the coding sequence ATGCGCAGAGATAAAAGATTTCAACCTCATACGCCCGATAGCTATCGTGCGCCGGCCCGCGTGCAGGGTGGAACGGGCTGCCAGGAATGCGGCGCCGTGTATGAAAATGGACGCTGGACGTGGAATGCAAGCGCAGAACACACGGCTCAACTAGTGTGCCCAGCTTGCCGACGGATACGCGAACACGCGCCAGGGGGTGAGCTATGGCTGGAGTCGGGGGCGTACCTCGTTGCGCATCATCAGGAGGTCGTTTCACTCCTGCAGCATGAGTCGGCGGATGAACAACGGCTCCATGCTCTAGAGCGACTGATGAGCATTGAAGACCAGCCGGAGGGGATTCGCGTGACGACCACGGGACCGCACACCTTGCGCAGGCTCTCCGAAGCGCTTGTGCGGGCACATCACGGTCACCTTTCGATCGAATACCGTGACGGTGAAGGTGTGCTGCGTGCACGATGGAGTCGAAAATAG
- a CDS encoding IS5 family transposase, producing the protein MTQLGLGLDLSTKRTRKREFLDEMTRVVPWQKLIALIEPHYPKGKTGRPPFPIQTMLRIHFLQQWFSLSDPAMEEALHDIPLYREFALLGTGMTRLPDESTILRFRHLLEAHELSARMLATVNEILQAKGLMLKVGSAVDATLISAPSSTKKAGTRDPEMSQTQKGGSWYFGMKAHIGVDVESGLVHTVKCTPANVHDITVAHELLHGDEQVAFADAGYVGIEKRGETGAVQWHVAMRPSKRRKLDKSKRLDRIYEKVERLKAGVRAKVEHPFRVLKCQFGYLKARYRGLAKNTAQIETQFALINLWLARGVLGKAK; encoded by the coding sequence ATGACACAACTTGGTCTTGGTCTGGATCTGTCAACGAAGCGCACTCGCAAGCGCGAGTTTCTCGATGAGATGACGCGCGTGGTGCCGTGGCAGAAGCTGATTGCGCTCATCGAACCGCACTATCCGAAAGGCAAGACTGGCCGCCCGCCTTTTCCGATCCAGACGATGCTTCGCATTCACTTCCTGCAACAATGGTTCAGTCTCTCGGACCCGGCGATGGAGGAGGCGCTGCACGACATACCGCTGTACCGGGAGTTCGCGCTGCTGGGCACGGGCATGACACGGCTGCCTGACGAGAGCACGATCCTGCGATTCCGGCACCTGCTTGAGGCCCATGAGCTGTCGGCCAGAATGCTGGCGACGGTCAACGAGATCCTGCAGGCGAAGGGCCTGATGCTCAAGGTAGGCTCGGCGGTCGACGCGACGCTGATTTCGGCACCCAGTTCGACGAAGAAAGCCGGCACGCGAGACCCCGAGATGAGCCAGACGCAAAAGGGCGGCAGCTGGTACTTCGGTATGAAGGCGCACATCGGAGTCGATGTGGAGTCGGGGCTGGTGCATACCGTGAAGTGCACGCCGGCGAATGTTCACGACATCACGGTGGCGCATGAGCTGTTGCACGGCGACGAGCAGGTTGCGTTTGCCGATGCGGGCTACGTGGGCATCGAGAAGCGGGGCGAAACGGGGGCGGTCCAGTGGCACGTGGCGATGAGGCCGAGCAAGCGAAGAAAGCTGGACAAAAGCAAGCGGCTCGACAGAATCTACGAGAAAGTCGAGCGGCTCAAGGCGGGCGTGCGGGCGAAGGTTGAGCACCCGTTTCGGGTGCTCAAATGTCAGTTCGGCTATCTGAAGGCGCGGTATCGGGGACTGGCGAAAAACACGGCGCAGATCGAAACGCAGTTCGCGCTGATCAATCTCTGGCTGGCTCGCGGGGTGCTCGGTAAAGCGAAATGA
- a CDS encoding phosphoribosyltransferase has protein sequence MNEIFQNRIDAGRQLAASLEHFVGHTDVVVLALPRGGVPVGYEVASVLQCPLDVLVVRKLGAPRNPELAMGAIATGDALYLNESVLRTVPVSEEQMLDAIARERIELHRREFAYRGQRPPAAVEGKTVIVVDDGMATGSTMHAALNALRTRRPKQIVVAVPVCPAGAEAGFESIADEFVCVMQPDWFTGIGQFYIDFAQTSDEEVQACLASAQAWQPKTTTSGEDGGAHVASTEGGKA, from the coding sequence ATGAATGAGATCTTTCAAAATCGTATCGATGCGGGCAGGCAACTCGCAGCGTCGCTCGAGCACTTCGTCGGACACACTGACGTCGTCGTGCTGGCGCTGCCGCGCGGTGGCGTGCCAGTTGGATATGAAGTGGCGAGCGTCTTGCAATGCCCCCTCGATGTGCTGGTCGTACGCAAACTCGGCGCACCGCGTAACCCCGAGCTTGCGATGGGAGCCATCGCGACGGGTGACGCACTGTATCTGAACGAGTCGGTGCTTCGCACCGTTCCCGTGAGCGAGGAGCAGATGCTGGATGCGATTGCGCGCGAACGCATCGAGCTCCATCGCCGCGAATTCGCCTACCGGGGGCAGCGGCCGCCGGCTGCGGTGGAGGGGAAAACCGTCATCGTTGTGGATGACGGCATGGCGACGGGATCAACGATGCACGCCGCCCTTAACGCACTGCGCACCCGGCGTCCGAAGCAAATTGTCGTCGCGGTACCCGTGTGTCCGGCAGGAGCCGAAGCCGGTTTCGAGTCGATTGCAGATGAGTTCGTCTGCGTGATGCAGCCGGACTGGTTCACGGGCATCGGTCAGTTTTACATCGATTTCGCGCAGACAAGCGACGAAGAGGTGCAAGCCTGTCTGGCATCGGCGCAGGCATGGCAACCCAAAACCACTACGAGTGGCGAAGACGGCGGGGCGCATGTCGCTTCGACCGAGGGCGGCAAGGCTTGA
- a CDS encoding glycogen debranching protein codes for MTTVRVCAGRPSPLGVQDRHDGFNFSVYSRHAERVELLIFEDATSESPLAVIDLSAPEHRTGDVWHALVGGLRWGQAYAYRAFGRWAPVDGKRFDGAIELLDPRALAVWIDPCPTPGRRRHRSLLVDQSFDWQGTTHPRRAWSETLIYETHVRGLTIESGSGVAHRGTFLGVAEKLPYLQELGITAIELMPVQAFDDILPTGRDPSSGLPLFNYWGYNPIALFAPHSHYASTHEPGSELREFKTMMRDLHRNGIEVILDIVFTHTAEGGDNGPTFSLRGLDDSIYYLHGNTACNYLDYSGCGNTLNCNHPVVRDYIMDCLRYWRADMQVDGFRFDLASILGRDEHGGLLSNAPLLECIAQDPILRGAKLIAEAWDVGGAYQVGCFAGSRWAEWNGCFRDDVRRFWRGDPGMAGAFARRICGSPDLYSRTGKAPINSINFVASHDGFTLNDIVTYTTKRNLANGENNRDGPDDSYSANYGVEGDSKELHIEQLRLRQIKNMLATLAISRGVPMLLGGDEFRRTQLGNNNPYCQDNAVSWHDWGLVERNAELVRFTKKLFEWRRRSPVLSADAFYAPTEMRWFAPSGADPDWEKSTHAFGCVIDSPLCKKGEPDAAAGQPDANTLCLLFNASEAAVAFRLPAVASCGWHLVMDTSLPPPRDILDSAQRLQIDETGGFTLGARALALLCCGAAAP; via the coding sequence ATGACGACCGTACGGGTTTGCGCCGGGCGCCCGTCCCCTCTGGGCGTTCAGGACCGCCACGACGGCTTCAACTTCTCGGTGTATAGCCGTCACGCAGAGCGAGTGGAATTGCTCATTTTCGAGGATGCTACCAGCGAGTCTCCGCTGGCCGTCATCGACCTCAGTGCCCCTGAGCACCGAACGGGCGACGTCTGGCACGCACTCGTCGGCGGCCTTCGGTGGGGGCAGGCATACGCGTATCGCGCATTTGGGCGATGGGCGCCAGTTGATGGAAAGCGGTTTGACGGAGCTATTGAACTGCTCGACCCGCGCGCGCTGGCAGTCTGGATCGATCCCTGCCCCACGCCTGGCAGAAGGCGTCATCGTTCACTACTGGTGGATCAAAGCTTCGATTGGCAAGGAACGACACACCCGCGTAGAGCGTGGTCCGAAACGCTGATCTATGAGACTCACGTGCGTGGGCTGACGATCGAAAGCGGGTCGGGCGTCGCCCATCGCGGCACCTTCCTCGGCGTGGCGGAAAAACTGCCCTATTTGCAGGAACTCGGTATCACAGCGATCGAACTGATGCCAGTTCAGGCCTTCGACGATATCCTTCCTACCGGACGGGATCCGTCAAGCGGATTACCGCTCTTTAACTACTGGGGCTACAACCCGATTGCATTGTTTGCACCGCATTCGCACTATGCGTCAACGCACGAACCCGGCAGTGAACTTCGCGAGTTCAAGACGATGATGCGTGATTTGCATCGAAACGGCATCGAAGTAATCCTCGACATCGTCTTCACTCATACGGCGGAAGGCGGGGATAACGGTCCGACATTCAGCTTACGCGGACTGGACGACAGCATCTACTATTTGCACGGCAACACCGCCTGCAACTATCTGGATTACTCAGGCTGCGGCAACACGTTGAATTGCAATCATCCCGTGGTGCGGGATTATATTATGGACTGCTTGCGTTATTGGCGCGCGGACATGCAGGTAGATGGGTTCCGCTTCGACCTGGCGTCTATCCTGGGACGCGACGAACATGGAGGTCTGCTGTCGAATGCGCCACTGCTTGAGTGCATCGCGCAGGACCCGATACTGAGAGGGGCAAAGCTTATTGCAGAAGCATGGGACGTTGGCGGCGCCTATCAGGTCGGCTGCTTTGCCGGTTCTCGCTGGGCCGAATGGAACGGGTGTTTTCGCGATGACGTAAGGCGCTTCTGGCGCGGTGACCCAGGCATGGCGGGCGCCTTCGCAAGGCGCATTTGCGGCAGCCCGGATCTGTACAGTCGCACGGGTAAGGCACCGATCAACAGCATCAACTTCGTTGCGAGCCATGACGGATTCACGCTGAATGACATCGTGACCTACACCACAAAGCGCAATCTGGCCAATGGTGAAAACAACCGTGACGGTCCTGACGATAGCTACAGCGCAAATTACGGTGTCGAGGGGGATAGCAAAGAACTGCATATTGAACAACTCAGGCTAAGGCAGATCAAGAATATGCTTGCGACACTCGCTATTTCGCGCGGTGTTCCCATGCTTCTCGGCGGTGACGAATTCCGCCGCACACAGTTGGGCAACAACAACCCATACTGCCAGGACAATGCGGTTTCGTGGCACGACTGGGGGCTCGTCGAAAGAAACGCTGAACTTGTCCGATTCACAAAGAAGCTGTTCGAGTGGCGCAGGCGTAGTCCTGTGCTGAGCGCTGACGCGTTCTATGCGCCCACAGAGATGCGATGGTTCGCTCCATCCGGCGCAGATCCTGATTGGGAAAAGTCGACGCACGCCTTCGGCTGTGTCATTGACTCTCCCTTGTGTAAAAAGGGCGAACCGGATGCTGCCGCCGGACAGCCCGACGCAAACACGTTATGTTTGCTCTTCAACGCGAGCGAAGCCGCGGTTGCCTTCCGTCTTCCCGCAGTGGCGTCTTGTGGATGGCATCTCGTCATGGATACATCACTGCCCCCGCCGCGGGATATCCTTGATTCAGCGCAACGGCTGCAGATTGATGAAACGGGCGGCTTCACGCTTGGCGCACGCGCGCTCGCGCTGCTCTGTTGTGGAGCAGCCGCCCCTTAA
- a CDS encoding universal stress protein, whose amino-acid sequence MNAASEDCHVRGCYRRLLVVIRHCSTWPSSAILYASACAARDAVAQVVMVSARADEGGAAACNVSARAVDTAKADAVRCALIAHGLDATQSFVQAAGAGATIRDSIVEVAKRWGADLVLTDDPVAAHLVDVTAFDVLYLPGDSWHRSHVPPRRVFVACDDSPSALRAVETAKQVAGAGELRRAFVSREAQENATLDSATVVLMAAHHANNLPHAILQAAHEWGADLLVLGAHGPIPHSRWRYGSVASAVAQIADMPLLLVPERE is encoded by the coding sequence ATGAACGCGGCCAGCGAGGATTGCCATGTGCGCGGCTGTTATCGCAGGCTGCTCGTTGTGATTCGCCACTGCAGTACCTGGCCGAGCAGTGCCATCCTTTATGCGAGTGCGTGCGCGGCGCGAGATGCCGTCGCCCAGGTCGTCATGGTGTCAGCCCGCGCCGACGAAGGAGGGGCTGCCGCGTGCAACGTGAGTGCGCGTGCGGTAGACACGGCAAAGGCGGACGCCGTGCGCTGCGCGTTGATTGCGCATGGACTGGACGCTACGCAATCATTTGTGCAAGCTGCGGGTGCGGGCGCCACCATCCGCGACTCGATAGTGGAGGTGGCCAAACGTTGGGGTGCGGACCTCGTCCTCACAGACGACCCTGTCGCTGCGCATCTCGTGGACGTCACCGCATTCGATGTGCTGTATTTGCCAGGAGACAGCTGGCACAGATCCCATGTCCCGCCACGCCGTGTATTCGTTGCGTGCGACGACAGTCCAAGCGCATTGCGCGCGGTGGAAACGGCGAAACAGGTCGCCGGAGCAGGCGAGTTGCGCCGCGCATTCGTGTCACGTGAAGCCCAGGAGAATGCAACGCTGGACTCGGCGACGGTCGTACTGATGGCGGCGCACCACGCAAACAACCTACCGCACGCGATACTGCAGGCAGCGCACGAATGGGGGGCGGACCTGCTGGTCCTCGGCGCGCACGGACCGATACCGCACAGCCGATGGCGTTATGGCAGCGTCGCAAGTGCAGTTGCGCAGATCGCGGACATGCCGCTTCTACTGGTGCCAGAACGCGAGTAG
- a CDS encoding BON domain-containing protein, translating into MTEIKCYAWRSVMFDMSGSAELESIMNSDEALLRRVEQKLHWDRSIDAVHIRVHVHDGVVTLTGTVPNVMQKQIVENVLRNVAGCRALVMELALPPASPYVKSDEALASRIIAALSRMQGLSAERVQVETERGCVTLSGSVDSEMQRREVGSLVGKLDGVVGVSNRLTVCVLPIADVAARIGMTLGRRVSEIGGNIRVDSSDGVVTLSGTVGSLDDERAVCLAASRVKGVREVIDRLAIL; encoded by the coding sequence TTGACCGAGATCAAATGCTATGCGTGGCGTTCGGTGATGTTTGACATGTCGGGATCGGCTGAACTGGAGAGCATCATGAATTCGGATGAAGCGCTGTTGCGGCGAGTTGAGCAGAAATTGCACTGGGACCGCAGCATCGACGCCGTGCACATCCGCGTGCATGTGCACGATGGCGTCGTCACGCTTACGGGCACGGTGCCTAATGTGATGCAGAAGCAGATTGTCGAGAATGTGCTGCGGAACGTCGCTGGTTGCCGGGCGCTCGTGATGGAGCTCGCGCTTCCTCCCGCGAGCCCTTATGTCAAGTCGGATGAGGCGCTGGCGTCACGCATCATTGCAGCACTGTCGCGGATGCAGGGGCTGTCCGCCGAGCGTGTGCAAGTCGAAACGGAACGCGGCTGCGTTACGCTCAGCGGATCTGTTGATAGCGAGATGCAGCGGCGTGAGGTTGGTTCTCTCGTTGGAAAGCTAGATGGCGTCGTCGGCGTTAGCAACCGGCTGACTGTTTGCGTACTCCCGATCGCGGACGTGGCCGCGCGGATCGGTATGACGCTCGGCAGACGTGTGAGTGAGATTGGCGGCAACATCAGGGTCGACAGCAGCGATGGGGTCGTGACGCTGTCGGGCACCGTCGGCTCGCTCGACGACGAGCGCGCGGTGTGCCTTGCGGCATCGAGGGTGAAAGGGGTGCGCGAGGTCATCGACCGGTTGGCCATCCTATGA